The sequence GGAAGGGTCCTCAAATGTGGAAGGCCCTAACCCAGACAGGACTGTGGCTGTCTAACAAACaccagtctcaaaaaaagcaagCTTGAGAATGAACTTATTATAGTATCAATGCAGTGATTACAAATTACTCAATATTTCCTAAAGTCCATGATAACTCCAGAACCTATTCTTACACAGGCCCTGTGGAAGAATCTAAGCAGGAATAATTGGATTATTTCCAGCTAGTGACTTTCAGGGGGACTGTCACATCTTCAGTGTCTTCACAAAAATGTATCTGAAGCATTCAAACACCAAGTCTACTCAAATACGCTTCCCAAGCAGCTTTTCTGTACATCTCCGCTGCTTCCAGACGATCCGCTGCTGAGATTATGCCGCGGCCTACAATGATGATATCGGAACCTCGTTTGCCAATAACTTCTTGTGGGCTATTGTACTGTTGGCCAAGATTATCTCCTGCAAGAAACACAAAAACTATAGTTTCacataatacaaaaatcagaaaaccTGTCACATGACTTCTCAGAAAAAGTATCTAACCAGCTTTCAATAAAAATGTGCCCCTACTTTCGTTCCCCTTTTGTATAGCAACCGGGTAAAAACAGGAGCTGAAGAGACTCACTGGGTAGGCCAGAGACATCAAACGGAGAAAGCTGCTCACCAGTTCTTTTCAAtggtaaagtttatttttatttatttattttatttatttttttgagacagagtcttgctctgtcacccaggctagagtgcaatggcacaatcttggctcactgccacctccacctcctggattcaagcaattctcctgcctcagtctcccgagtagctgggattacaagcgtgcaccaccatgcctggctaatttttgtattttgagtagagacagggtttcgctatgtcggccaagctggtcttgaactcctgacctcaggtgatctgcccacttcgacctcacagagtgctgggattatgagcgtgagctactgcacccagccttatttattttatcattatttttttcatgtattttttttccagaagcatagattcaagttgccctaAATATACACTTTCTCAATGTCAAATTTTAGATCTGTAAGcttaacaatatatattttaaaaaaagtaaaactcatATATTACCAAGAAAGGTTCAAtatcaaaaaaatacaataaagattGGCCTCACAATTGAAGAAAATTTTAGCATACATCTCGGCATCACCACAAGGCACTGCTGAGCAAGTCTAACCTGACCACTACCATATACAAGAACCTTTCTATCACAACCTCATCAAGTGCTCACACAGACTATCCATAAACCCTAATCCTtagattttgcttttttgttttattaaattctGCTGTTCCAGAAGCATTCTGTTAAATGGCTTATTATCTTCCAAATTCAAGACACTTTAAGTATTCTTAAAAGCCTTGACCCTAACTATAGTATCTAGTCAAAGAATTATAAGGGCTTATGAATAAGGGCTTACAAGTACAGAGTGTTTACTCTGTGCTAAGACATtgtgttaggccgggcgcggtggctcaagcctgtaatcccagcactttgggaggccgagacgggcggatcacgaggtcaggagatcgagaccatcctggctaacacggtgaaaccccgtctctactaaaaaaaatacaaaaaactagccgggcgacgtggcgggcgcctgtagtcccaactactcgggaggctgaggcaggagaatggcgtgaacccgggaggcggagcttgcagtgagccgagatcacgccactgcactccagcctgggcggcagagcgagactctgtctcaaaaaaaaaaaaaaaaaaaaaaaaaaaaaaaagacattgtgtTAAATATTCTACATGTTACCTCATTAAAGCCTCTTGATTACCTTATGAGGTCAATACTGTTatcctccccattttacagacaatcAGACTAAAAGAAGTAAACTGACTTGTCCAAAGATACATAGTTACCAAAGGCCTCATTCATTATTGTTCTAGACTAAGAAGGCTTCTCTTAAGCAAGTGTTTAACAACATGCAAAGTTTTATTTTGCCTGCCATGGGTAAAGAAGCATTTTTGGAAGAGCCATGACCAGTGACCAGATTTACCTCCTGCTTCCAActgaactcctggagtcaagtgaaGAAATTCTGGTTTCATGCTTACTCGGGAGccagaaataaaaccaacaaCAAATTCAGAGTGCTCCTCAGCCATTCTAACCTAAATGGAATGTAACAGaacattacaagaaaacagtTAATCACacagaataaaagtaaaaatacgctctatttttttaaaacttacaaaaaaaaaaaaaaagaagaagacatggGGTCTCCccatattgccctggctggtcttgaactcctgggctcgagggatcctccaaccttggcctaacaaagtgctggggttacaggtgtgagtcaacaTGTCCGGCTTATGCTCTATTATCTAGTTAGAAACCTTGCTGTATTATAGATGCCTTTTCTCATTCCATATATATAAAGTTACTATATCTGAACAGGTCATCTTAAATAGAAACCATAATAAAACACATTTGATTCATTAAGACTCTGAGATgacctttcctttcccttcccttcctgcaATAAATCATACTTCAAACAGAAATCCTATACTATGTGCATCTAAAATCAAGATGCTGTAGAATTTCTTATTTCTAATAATGCTTGGTGACCCACCTAGTTCCAAAAAGGATTTAAGGTGAGTACTCTAAAACATATTATAATGGTATGAAACCACATTCAAGGCTTACTGACTATCTACAGACGGGGTACTCCATATTCAAAGGCAGCTGTCATATAAAGAACAGCTATGCTTTCAAGAGCTAAAGAAATCTTacctcaggccgggcgcggtggctcaagcctgtaatcccagcactttgggaggcggagacgggcggatcacgaggtcaggagatcgagaccatcctggctaacacagtgaaaccccgtctctactaaaaaaacacaaaaaattagccgggcgcggtggcggacgcctgtagtcccagctactccggaggctgaggcaggagaatggcgtgaacccgggaggcggagcttgcagtgagctgagatccagccactgcactccagcctgggcgacagagcgagactctgtctcaaaaaaaaaaaaaaaaaaaaaaaaaaaaaagaaatcttacctCTACCACTTTCCCTCTTCTGTAACATCAACTGGTCTCCCCATTTTCTATACTATTATCTCACATTCATAAAAGTATCTTTAGAAGGTCTGCCTGGCTTTCTGATTTGGTACTTTCCCCTCCCAGAGACATGACTCTGTACTTCCCTTCTTATTTGATACTTCCCAGAGAGCTGACTGGgtaccaccactgcactctagcttcgGTACTTCGAGACCTGAGACACATTGATACATTCTTGCCACCAAGTACTACTGCCAACAAACAAGTCATGTCTTGTCCTTGAGCCAGACCCAGACTCCCAGAATGCCAAATATTAAAACTGACCGTGCTTATGAGACTTGGGAAATCAGACATTTATAGTCAATTCAGGGATAGGGTTAAAACGTGACTGTAGGGCCATATGAGTTGTCTCCAGATAGTCtttgaaataatatgaaaaaatagaaatcctTTACTTCTAGATTCTTCACATGGGGGGAAAAATCATGGGGATTTTCTtggggctttttattttttttgatagGCTcttactcttgcccaggctgaggtgcagtggcatgatcatggcttcctgcagccttgatctttaagctcaagtgatcctcccacctcagcctcccaagtagctgggactatagacatgtatcaccatgcctggttaattttctttttcatttttttgtagagaggagatCTCACTATGACgtccagctggtctcaaactcctggcctcaagcaatcctcccgccttggcctcccaaactgctaggattacaggtatgagcaactgtgcccaaCCCCCGAtgacaactttttaaaagtaatataatattctaaaatatctGACAATAAGAGAAAGCCACTGCATATGGGCTGCTGTCATGGGAACGTGCATCTCTGTAGGACTTGGGAGATTCTGAGACACTGCGTGTCTGGGAAGCTCTTCTCATCTTCTCTCAATTCATGGTAAGATGAAAAAGACAATGGTCTTAAAGTCTTGGTAGATTTAGTAAGTGTTTGTTTGACTAACTATCTGGGTCTCAAAGTTTCTCCTGGAGTATAATTCAAATTCCTGAAGTGTCCACTACATGATATAAAATGCTATTAACTATCAAGGAATTCTATCCAACTACTATTAATATACTGTCACACTAACAAGAGCTGGATTTTTTTTGGCAGAGGTTCCAGAGATGCCAGATTAGGAGATATCTTCTTGCCCTATAGCATGCAGCATAGCAGCCCCTGCCTCCTCTCACCCAGTCCCCCCAAAACTTACCGCTGCTCTAGTGTAGTTCCCAGTGGCCAGGGAGCCGCTGGAGCTCATTTCTGCAATAAGGAGGCACCCCCGATGCAAAGGCAGGCCCACTTCTTGCAAGCCTTTCACAACTCCTGAGCCTGGCACCACGTGAGCATTTACCAGATCTGCCCAGGAAGCTATTTTAAAGATACCTCCtaagaagaaggggaaaaaaagatatttgccgATTTTCAAACAAAAACCTCTAACCTCTTGTCCAACCAACTGGAATATGAAATAATCTCGCAGTAACATGTTAATGAGAGAACCAAACTCTTCAGGAACTTTAGTGATTATCAGCAGACCCATGGTTCCATCTGTGAAAACTGTATCTGTTATTTAGGTAAGTAGCTGGGTAAGAGATCACAACGAGAAAAAAACTTTCAAGGTTCTGTGCTTGGCTCATCAGGAACGCTAACAGGACTGTTTTTCCTTACAGGCTGAAGCTCGTGACCACAAATAAAACTCATGCTGTTAGAAAGGGACTCCAGTGAAGACAAACATTTATTGATGTCAAGgataacaacatttaaaaattcctcttgaagctgggcatggtggctcatgcttgtaatcccagtactttgggaggctgaggtgggcagattgcttgagtttaggagttcaagaccagcctgggcaacatggcaaaactccatctctaccaaaaatacaaaaaattagccaggtgtggtggcatgtgcctgtggtcccagctacttgggaggctgaggtgggaggatcacttgagcccaggaggtggaggttgcagtgagccaagattgcaccactgcactccagcctgggtgagagagcaagaccctgtctaaaaaaataataataataaaaataaaattcttcttgAAGATGACAAGTTTTCACTCTGCAGGGGTCTCTCAGTAGCTTTACTATTGCTCAATATTTCTATAAGTTCCTTAGATCTCCTTAGCTATCTAATTTCAATAGGCAACTATATTCCTTTTAAAAGCGGACAGTAAGAAGCCTGATTTTCGAAAAAACTCTATGCAGAGCTAAAGAAAGTTTGTATAAAACTCTTACATCAGTCAATTAGCTAAAGTAAGCTGGACAATGTGATGAGGGCAGGACATCTTAAGCACATGAAGAAGTCACTTAAAGACAAATCTGTTTTAAACAAATAGCTTATGAATATGCATACATTAAAGAAAAGTTACCTCAAAGATACCTACAAAAAATGTTACCTAACACAACCAAATATCTGTTACAAGGTTAACTgaaaaatgcattaaatataCAGTCTGATCACACAGTTGTAAAAATGTAGACAGAAATTTGCATAGAATAGGCAGCAGAACTAAGCATTTTTCTCAACCAACACATGCACTACTTTAAGTCCCTActtgataaaattaaaatctttaaataatgTTTATCAATAGAACTTTTTCTGCTACAAATAAatcttactattttatatttctttttcattgtttcctttaTGTGGAATTTTCATTCAAAACATCATATTCTGCTAAGGACATCTGTCGAATTTGCTAGACCAGACACATACCCTTCTTTTGGGACTAGCACACCCATTTTATTTAAGGAAATTATCCCTGCCTGGTTCTTATTTCAAGAAGGTCAGAGTTCACAGCCTTACAGTTGCAGAGCAGATTGTCCAGGCTAGTTAATGAAGGTATTCTATATCCCAAGCTAGAGCGATTGGTTTACGGTGAGCATGTAGAGTATGCCTACCTGAGAAAGAAGTCAACAGAGAAGCAGAgctgagagatggagagaaagcaAGTCATGAAGATATCACTTGAGCTCCTGGATCCAACCACGCTTGACAGCCTGCTCTATGAATGGACTTTCAATGACATgagcatttcctttttctcttcaatttAAGCTGGATTTCTGATTCTTGCAGATTCCTGAATAATACACTTACCTTCATACTGCTTTTTCACTGTGTTTCCTATATCTGCAAACTTCCGGTCTTCAAATATCAAGAACTCATGGCATTTTGCCAGAGTTATCAACTCCTTCATCACATCCAGAGTAAAATCATTCAAAATATCTACATGAGTCTTGAGCATGCAGATACTGGGTCCTAAAGCATCTGCTAGCTGCAACAGCTCTCTGGCCTCTGAAACATCAGCAGATAGACATAGATTGGTCTCCTTCTTTTGCATAAGCCTGAGAAGCTTCGATGCAACTGGGTGGATCCTGGGCAGCTCTGCACGTGCACCGAAGCTGAGTTCTCTGGGTGCTTCCTTTATAGAAAGGGCAGAACCATTATGATTCGCTGCCACAAAGACATTCTCCTGAATAAATCTCTTCACTCTCCCAACTGTCTCAGCATCAATTTTTTTCTGCTGCTCGAGAATCTCCAGCATTTTGGACAACGTACACACTGAGTGGAGGCGGATCCCGTGCGCCTGCAACTTGTCCTTGCCTCCCTGCTCTCTGTCCAACAGCACTATGGCATCAGTAACCTTCAAGCCCTCCTTCTGAAGAACCTCAACAGTTTCCAAAACACTAGATCCACTGGTGACAACATCTTCAATGATTAAACAGGTTTCTCCTGGATTAACAGTTCCTTCTACAAGACGCTTAgttcctagaaaagaaaaaatttcgcTGATTCCAAATTTAAATATGtaggtatatgtgtatatatatacacaaaacttGCCAGTTATACATACAGTATATGTGTATACCAACTCTGTATACCAAACTTGCTAGTTGCACATAcagtatatttatgtataaagcCAACTCTGTATACCAAACTTGCCAGTTATACATACAGTATATTTATAGTAATTCaagtaaattattttacattataaacATGGCTTAATGTGTTTTATGATCAAATTTTCAAAtacaggtgtttttttgttttttttttaatttgttttatcacagagatgatgttgcccaggctggtcttaaactcctgagctcaagtgatcctcccgcctgagcctcccaaagtgctaggattataagtgtgagctaccacgtcCAGCCTAAATACAGAGTTTCTTACAGCAAGATCACCGAGATCAAGGAAAGTTATGAAACAGAATAATCCAATATCATCAatgaaataattcctttttccatCAAAGTATTATAAATTCACTATTCAAGATCAGCCAAATAATTGGCTTTTTGAAGATACAAattcagaaggaaaaatattcagCAATCATTTAGACCCATTACTACAATCTAAAGAATTATATAATGCAACGTGATTAAATATATACTTCTCTACCCTAAATTCCACTACAGACTATTTTCAGATAATCTACAAAATGTAAGTAACTTGGGCTGTGGACTTCACAGACTCATCAAATCCTTTCTGTCTCTTGAACAATTGGCAAGTTTAACTGAATCAGCTTAAGCGAGAACACAAGACTGCAAGTatttatagtatatttaaaaatgcataatttcattccagcaacattttttaaaacataaaataagaaaacagaaataagagtTTTCTTATGGGTAGGGAttcatatagattttttttttttttagctcagaaaatctcagctgggtgcagtggttcatacctgtaatcccagcactttgggaggatgaggcaggaggatggcttgagaccaggagttcaagaccagcctgggcagcagaatgagacattgtctcaaacaaaaaacaaaaaacagaaaaactaacaCTGCCCTTACAGAGCAAAAACTCaactaatgtttctttttttatcataaaaattttTAGAACACATCTGCAGaaggatttgttttaaaaaaagtaacaaaacacTAATACACCAACATAAACAAAAAAGCCCATTAATTCCTTACTATCATTAAGATTGCTTTTCAGGTTTTATTGATagctttgctctgtcactcagggtgcagtgcagtggcacaatcatagctcactgcaaccttcagctcctgggctcaagccatcctcctgcctcagcctcccacgtaactGCGACACTCAGCTaattgtgtattctttttttatttttgtagagacaaagtctcactatgttgccaaagctggtctcgaactcctgggctcaagctatcctctgccttggcctcccaaagtgctaggattacaattggccactgtgcctggccaattttcagggttttttttttttgtttgaaatagggtctcactttgtcgcccaggctggagtgcagtggcacaatctcagctcattgcaacctccacctcctgggttcaagcacgtctcctgccccagcctccccagtagctaggactataggtgcacaccaccacacccagctcatttttgtatttttagtagagacggagtttaaccatgttggtcaggctggtctcaaactcctgacctcaaggtgatccgcccacctcggcctccaaaagtgctgggattacaagtgtgagccatggtgcctggacAAATTTTCAGGTTTTAAAGCAAGTCACCTGATAATCTATTGCCATGAACCCACACGAATATCTCTCTGAGGTGTTTATGCTACTTTATGAGAGTAATTTTATCCATGGATTACTTTTCATGAAGTTTAAATACAAACATACTGGGAAAGTAAGTGCTGTTACAACATTTTGCTGATGAGAGAAGggctggtaaaaaaaaaaaaatgttggggtTTCATAGATACAGTACCAAAAAAAGCACTTTTCATTTCCTAATCAATGCAAAGCATTTCACCCCTAGTCTAAAAAAAGGAAGGTGACTTATAGTAACAATTACAAATTCCACAAGCAGTAATAACTTAAGGGACTCAAGATGACTCTGGTAAAACATTAGTGCACAGAAGCTGAAAAATTCTAACAATATGTTACAGATTAATTAACTTAATGCtttatgttacttttattttaccatactcctttgtttctttccttctaatAAGCATTGGAATTTGATTGGTTGAACAGATAACTGTAGCCAATGGCAAAGCTGTATAAGGCACTCCACACACGGTGTCAAAACTGATCCCTGCATTTTGGGCAGTTTGGAATAAAACATCTGCAACCTGTAAGAAAATGAACACATAAACAACGTTTTATTGtaactattttaaatagtgtATAAACATGTAACAACAT is a genomic window of Macaca mulatta isolate MMU2019108-1 chromosome 2, T2T-MMU8v2.0, whole genome shotgun sequence containing:
- the UMPS gene encoding uridine 5'-monophosphate synthase, which codes for MAAAGGALGPLVTGLYDVQAFKFGDFVLKSGLSSPIYIDLRGIVSRPRLLSQVADVLFQTAQNAGISFDTVCGVPYTALPLATVICSTNQIPMLIRRKETKEYGTKRLVEGTVNPGETCLIIEDVVTSGSSVLETVEVLQKEGLKVTDAIVLLDREQGGKDKLQAHGIRLHSVCTLSKMLEILEQQKKIDAETVGRVKRFIQENVFVAANHNGSALSIKEAPRELSFGARAELPRIHPVASKLLRLMQKKETNLCLSADVSEARELLQLADALGPSICMLKTHVDILNDFTLDVMKELITLAKCHEFLIFEDRKFADIGNTVKKQYEGGIFKIASWADLVNAHVVPGSGVVKGLQEVGLPLHRGCLLIAEMSSSGSLATGNYTRAAVRMAEEHSEFVVGFISGSRVSMKPEFLHLTPGVQLEAGGDNLGQQYNSPQEVIGKRGSDIIIVGRGIISAADRLEAAEMYRKAAWEAYLSRLGV
- the UMPS gene encoding uridine 5'-monophosphate synthase isoform X1 produces the protein MAAAGGALGPLVTGLYDVQAFKFGDFVLKSGLSSPIYIDLRGIVSRPRLLSQVADVLFQTAQNAGISFDTVCGVPYTALPLATVICSTNQIPMLIRRKETKEYGTKRLVEGTVNPGETCLIIEDVVTSGSSVLETVEVLQKEGLKVTDAIVLLDREQGGKDKLQAHGIRLHSVCTLSKMLEILEQQKKIDAETVGRVKRFIQENVFVAANHNGSALSIKEAPRELSFGARAELPRIHPVASKLLRLMQKKETNLCLSADVSEARELLQLADALGPSICMLKTHVDILNDFTLDVMKELITLAKCHEFLIFEDRKFADIGNTVKKQYEGDNLGQQYNSPQEVIGKRGSDIIIVGRGIISAADRLEAAEMYRKAAWEAYLSRLGV